In Oryzias melastigma strain HK-1 linkage group LG10, ASM292280v2, whole genome shotgun sequence, a single window of DNA contains:
- the zdhhc2 gene encoding palmitoyltransferase ZDHHC2 isoform X3: MQSIEDTGEKVVYLLAYHAIFIMFVWAYWRTIFTTPMNPLKEFHLSHSDKELLESENRGESQQEILRRIAKDLPIYTRTNSGAIRYCDRCQLLKPDRCHHCSVCDKCILKMDHHCPWVNNCVGFSNYKYFMLFLAYSLLYCLFVTATDLQYFIKFWTAGGKAHFRLKEYLKGLPDTQAKFHILFLFFSASMFSVSLASLFIYHCWLVCKNRSTLEAVRAPVFRHGTDKNGFSLGVSKNFRQVFGDEAKYWPVPVFSSLGDGCSFPTCLVNMDPESPTGSNSASKSAAEGRHQFPSKPLRESQSRLLTSTPSWSETESAADKERKGATNPGMTIENEA; this comes from the exons ATGC AGTCCATCGAAGACACAGGAGAAAAGG TGGTTTACTTGCTGGCGTACCATGCCATTTTCATCATGTTTGTGTGGGCCTACTGGCGAACCATCTTCACCACGCCTATGAACCCCCTGAAGGAG TTCCACCTGTCCCACTCTGACAAGGAGCTGCTGGAGAGTGAAAACCGGGGGGAGTCCCAGCAGGAAATCCTGAGGAGGATAGCCAAGGATCTGCCAATTTACACTCGCACCAACTCTGGAG CGATCCGTTATTGTGACCGCTGCCAGCTGCTGAAGCCTGATCGATGTCACCATTGTTCAGTCTGTGATAA ATGCATCCTAAAGATGGATCACCACTGCCCCTG GGTGAACAACTGTGTGGGATTCTCCAACTACAAATACTTCATGCTGTTCCTAGCTTACTCACTACTTTATTGCCTTTTTGTAACCGCGACAGATCTTCAGTACTTCATTAAGTTCTGGACA GCTGGCGGTAAAGCTCATTTCCGTCTGAAAGAATACCTG AAAGGCCTCCCGGACACCCAGGCGAAGTTCCacatcctcttcctcttcttctcgGCCTCCATGTTTTCCGTCAGCCTGGCTTCGCTCTTCATCTATCACTGCTGGCTCGTCTGCAAGAACAGGTCCACGCTCG AGGCGGTGCGAGCTCCAGTGTTTCGTCATGGCACGGACAAAAACGGATTCAGTTTGGGGGTCAGTAAGAACTTCCGCCAGGTCTTTGGGGATGAAGCGAAGTACTGGCCTGTTCCTGTCTTCTCCAG TTTAGGTGATGGCTGCTCATTCCCAACCTGCCTGGTAAACATGGACCCCGAGTCGCCCACAGGCTCCAACTCAGCCAGCAAGAG TGCAGCAGAGGGCCGCCATCAGTTCCCGTCCAAACCGCTGAGAGAGAGCCAGAGCAGGCTGCTCACCAGCACCCCCTCCTGGTCAGAGACTGAAAGTGCAGCAGACAAGGAAAGGAAAG
- the zdhhc2 gene encoding palmitoyltransferase ZDHHC2 isoform X1 — MAPSGSRSIKRGCQRVLYWIPVLFIAVIVAWSYYAYVLQLCIESIEDTGEKVVYLLAYHAIFIMFVWAYWRTIFTTPMNPLKEFHLSHSDKELLESENRGESQQEILRRIAKDLPIYTRTNSGAIRYCDRCQLLKPDRCHHCSVCDKCILKMDHHCPWVNNCVGFSNYKYFMLFLAYSLLYCLFVTATDLQYFIKFWTAGGKAHFRLKEYLKGLPDTQAKFHILFLFFSASMFSVSLASLFIYHCWLVCKNRSTLEAVRAPVFRHGTDKNGFSLGVSKNFRQVFGDEAKYWPVPVFSSLGDGCSFPTCLVNMDPESPTGSNSASKSAAEGRHQFPSKPLRESQSRLLTSTPSWSETESAADKERKGATNPGMTIENEA, encoded by the exons ATGGCACCGTCGGGATCGCGGAGTATCAAGCGGGGCTGCCAGAGAGTTCTGTACTGGATCCCGGTCCTGTTCATCGCTGTCATCGTGGCTTGGTCGTACTATGCGTATGTTTTGCAGCTTTGCATTG AGTCCATCGAAGACACAGGAGAAAAGG TGGTTTACTTGCTGGCGTACCATGCCATTTTCATCATGTTTGTGTGGGCCTACTGGCGAACCATCTTCACCACGCCTATGAACCCCCTGAAGGAG TTCCACCTGTCCCACTCTGACAAGGAGCTGCTGGAGAGTGAAAACCGGGGGGAGTCCCAGCAGGAAATCCTGAGGAGGATAGCCAAGGATCTGCCAATTTACACTCGCACCAACTCTGGAG CGATCCGTTATTGTGACCGCTGCCAGCTGCTGAAGCCTGATCGATGTCACCATTGTTCAGTCTGTGATAA ATGCATCCTAAAGATGGATCACCACTGCCCCTG GGTGAACAACTGTGTGGGATTCTCCAACTACAAATACTTCATGCTGTTCCTAGCTTACTCACTACTTTATTGCCTTTTTGTAACCGCGACAGATCTTCAGTACTTCATTAAGTTCTGGACA GCTGGCGGTAAAGCTCATTTCCGTCTGAAAGAATACCTG AAAGGCCTCCCGGACACCCAGGCGAAGTTCCacatcctcttcctcttcttctcgGCCTCCATGTTTTCCGTCAGCCTGGCTTCGCTCTTCATCTATCACTGCTGGCTCGTCTGCAAGAACAGGTCCACGCTCG AGGCGGTGCGAGCTCCAGTGTTTCGTCATGGCACGGACAAAAACGGATTCAGTTTGGGGGTCAGTAAGAACTTCCGCCAGGTCTTTGGGGATGAAGCGAAGTACTGGCCTGTTCCTGTCTTCTCCAG TTTAGGTGATGGCTGCTCATTCCCAACCTGCCTGGTAAACATGGACCCCGAGTCGCCCACAGGCTCCAACTCAGCCAGCAAGAG TGCAGCAGAGGGCCGCCATCAGTTCCCGTCCAAACCGCTGAGAGAGAGCCAGAGCAGGCTGCTCACCAGCACCCCCTCCTGGTCAGAGACTGAAAGTGCAGCAGACAAGGAAAGGAAAG
- the zdhhc2 gene encoding palmitoyltransferase ZDHHC2 isoform X2: MAPSGSRSIKRGCQRVLYWIPVLFIAVIVAWSYYAYVLQLCIESIEDTGEKVVYLLAYHAIFIMFVWAYWRTIFTTPMNPLKEFHLSHSDKELLESENRGESQQEILRRIAKDLPIYTRTNSGAIRYCDRCQLLKPDRCHHCSVCDKCILKMDHHCPWVNNCVGFSNYKYFMLFLAYSLLYCLFVTATDLQYFIKFWTKGLPDTQAKFHILFLFFSASMFSVSLASLFIYHCWLVCKNRSTLEAVRAPVFRHGTDKNGFSLGVSKNFRQVFGDEAKYWPVPVFSSLGDGCSFPTCLVNMDPESPTGSNSASKSAAEGRHQFPSKPLRESQSRLLTSTPSWSETESAADKERKGATNPGMTIENEA; this comes from the exons ATGGCACCGTCGGGATCGCGGAGTATCAAGCGGGGCTGCCAGAGAGTTCTGTACTGGATCCCGGTCCTGTTCATCGCTGTCATCGTGGCTTGGTCGTACTATGCGTATGTTTTGCAGCTTTGCATTG AGTCCATCGAAGACACAGGAGAAAAGG TGGTTTACTTGCTGGCGTACCATGCCATTTTCATCATGTTTGTGTGGGCCTACTGGCGAACCATCTTCACCACGCCTATGAACCCCCTGAAGGAG TTCCACCTGTCCCACTCTGACAAGGAGCTGCTGGAGAGTGAAAACCGGGGGGAGTCCCAGCAGGAAATCCTGAGGAGGATAGCCAAGGATCTGCCAATTTACACTCGCACCAACTCTGGAG CGATCCGTTATTGTGACCGCTGCCAGCTGCTGAAGCCTGATCGATGTCACCATTGTTCAGTCTGTGATAA ATGCATCCTAAAGATGGATCACCACTGCCCCTG GGTGAACAACTGTGTGGGATTCTCCAACTACAAATACTTCATGCTGTTCCTAGCTTACTCACTACTTTATTGCCTTTTTGTAACCGCGACAGATCTTCAGTACTTCATTAAGTTCTGGACA AAAGGCCTCCCGGACACCCAGGCGAAGTTCCacatcctcttcctcttcttctcgGCCTCCATGTTTTCCGTCAGCCTGGCTTCGCTCTTCATCTATCACTGCTGGCTCGTCTGCAAGAACAGGTCCACGCTCG AGGCGGTGCGAGCTCCAGTGTTTCGTCATGGCACGGACAAAAACGGATTCAGTTTGGGGGTCAGTAAGAACTTCCGCCAGGTCTTTGGGGATGAAGCGAAGTACTGGCCTGTTCCTGTCTTCTCCAG TTTAGGTGATGGCTGCTCATTCCCAACCTGCCTGGTAAACATGGACCCCGAGTCGCCCACAGGCTCCAACTCAGCCAGCAAGAG TGCAGCAGAGGGCCGCCATCAGTTCCCGTCCAAACCGCTGAGAGAGAGCCAGAGCAGGCTGCTCACCAGCACCCCCTCCTGGTCAGAGACTGAAAGTGCAGCAGACAAGGAAAGGAAAG